The following proteins are encoded in a genomic region of Streptomyces sp. NBC_01723:
- a CDS encoding nucleotidyl transferase AbiEii/AbiGii toxin family protein — protein sequence MKLTPLQERLLADILDLGSPYPLVLTGGYAVQAHGLVERFSRDLDVATENPAPMHEIVASLTAGLSARGWRTTHVQTDPLSGRFLVTDRDTGEECEVDVLKEAFWAPPAQTPYGPVLSLDDVIGTKVRALADRGTVRDLIDVQAASRHRSTADLESLGRRRAHDQFSLEDLRDRLVGADWYEDEDYTAYGLTSRQIEELKAWALEWAEDLGARIHDENA from the coding sequence GTGAAGCTCACTCCGCTCCAAGAGCGTCTCCTCGCCGACATCCTCGACCTCGGCTCCCCTTACCCGCTGGTCCTCACCGGCGGATACGCCGTGCAGGCCCACGGCCTGGTCGAACGCTTCAGCCGTGACCTCGACGTCGCCACCGAGAATCCCGCTCCGATGCATGAGATCGTCGCCTCACTCACGGCAGGCCTCAGCGCGCGCGGATGGCGGACCACGCACGTCCAGACCGATCCGCTCAGCGGCCGGTTCCTCGTCACCGATCGGGACACCGGCGAGGAGTGCGAGGTCGACGTCCTCAAGGAGGCGTTCTGGGCTCCGCCTGCCCAGACCCCCTACGGCCCGGTGCTTTCCCTCGATGACGTGATCGGCACCAAGGTCCGTGCCCTCGCCGACCGCGGCACCGTCCGCGACCTCATCGACGTCCAGGCTGCCTCCCGCCATCGCTCCACCGCCGACCTCGAATCCCTGGGCCGGCGTCGCGCCCACGACCAGTTCAGCCTCGAAGACCTCCGGGACCGGCTCGTCGGCGCGGACTGGTACGAGGATGAGGACTACACCGCTTACGGGCTCACCTCCCGGCAGATCGAAGAACTCAAGGCGTGGGCGCTGGAGTGGGCGGAGGATCTGGGTGCGCGGATTCATGACGAGAACGCCTGA
- a CDS encoding transglycosylase family protein yields the protein MAVRGRHRRYQPNRINRASLTVTAGGAGLALPLVGTGTVQAADVETWDKVAACESTDDWDINTGNGYYGGLQFTQSTWEAFGGTRYAPRADLATKDQQIAIAEKVLDGQGPGAWPVCSQRAGLTRGGDTPDIRPAGGAGDEKSAGTPSEKSAKKPAAKADSVKDIQPQTTPQSRAGKGRMYTVVTGDTLSGIADTHRVGGGWQGLYEANRDAIGADPDLILPGQRLSLRGGTAGTAPRTGSGTATPRPKQEKPRKQQEREQRKDPGKSSSDSGTSKARTKTSEDKATTHRAVVAPVDGAVGTPYHQSGSSWSKGYHTGVDFPVPTGTSIRSVAAGRVVSAGWGGSYGYQVVVRHSDGRYSQYAHLSAISVRDGQSVGAGQRIGRSGSTGNVTGPHLHFEVRTGPGFGSDVDPLAYLRAGGVRI from the coding sequence ATGGCCGTACGCGGCCGGCACCGCCGGTATCAGCCGAACAGGATCAACCGCGCCTCACTGACCGTCACCGCGGGCGGCGCGGGTCTGGCCCTCCCGCTCGTCGGTACCGGCACGGTCCAGGCGGCCGACGTGGAGACCTGGGACAAGGTCGCCGCCTGCGAGTCCACCGACGACTGGGACATCAACACCGGCAACGGCTACTACGGCGGGTTGCAGTTCACCCAGTCCACCTGGGAGGCCTTCGGCGGCACCCGGTACGCCCCGCGTGCCGACCTGGCCACCAAGGACCAGCAGATCGCCATCGCCGAGAAGGTGCTCGACGGACAGGGACCCGGCGCCTGGCCGGTGTGCTCGCAGCGGGCCGGACTGACCCGTGGCGGCGACACGCCGGACATCCGGCCGGCCGGGGGAGCGGGGGACGAGAAGTCCGCCGGCACGCCCTCCGAGAAGTCCGCCAAGAAGCCCGCCGCCAAGGCGGACTCGGTGAAGGACATCCAGCCGCAGACCACGCCGCAGTCCCGGGCCGGCAAGGGCCGCATGTACACGGTGGTCACCGGCGACACCCTCTCCGGCATCGCCGACACCCACCGGGTCGGCGGCGGCTGGCAGGGGCTGTACGAGGCCAACCGCGACGCCATCGGAGCGGACCCCGACCTGATCCTGCCGGGTCAGCGCCTGTCGCTGCGCGGTGGGACGGCGGGCACCGCCCCCCGCACCGGCTCCGGGACCGCCACACCGCGGCCGAAGCAGGAGAAGCCGCGGAAGCAGCAGGAGCGGGAGCAGCGGAAGGATCCCGGGAAGTCCTCCTCCGACAGCGGCACCAGCAAGGCCAGGACCAAGACCAGCGAGGACAAGGCCACCACGCACCGCGCCGTCGTCGCTCCCGTCGACGGCGCCGTCGGCACGCCCTACCACCAGTCGGGTTCCTCCTGGTCGAAGGGCTACCACACCGGCGTCGACTTCCCCGTCCCCACCGGCACCTCGATCAGGTCGGTCGCGGCCGGGCGGGTCGTCAGCGCGGGCTGGGGCGGTTCCTACGGGTACCAGGTGGTCGTCCGGCACAGCGACGGCCGCTATTCGCAGTACGCCCACCTTTCGGCGATCTCCGTCCGGGACGGACAGTCGGTGGGCGCCGGGCAGCGCATCGGACGCTCCGGCTCCACCGGCAACGTCACGGGCCCGCATCTGCACTTCGAGGTGCGGACGGGGCCCGGCTTCGGTTCCGACGTCGACCCGCTGGCGTACCTGCGGGCCGGAGGAGTCAGGATCTGA
- a CDS encoding DMT family transporter, whose translation MSALALSVLLSLVSAVAYAGGAIVQEQVAASSSAAQYAPVRRPGWWAAVALNGLGGLLHVVALALGPLSLVQPLGALTIVFALPMAALFVGRKAGATAWRGALMATVGLAGLLSLVGAADAQSLDTAQRIGAAVVTGAVIVALMIAARAVHRHPAVRSILLAVASGIAFGMSSVFTKTVAVDWSGGVSAADLPSMAVIGVLATAGMVLSQASYRGAGLAAPLATLTVVNPVVAAVVGITMFGETFRYGTTGTALALSCGVVAAGGLILLTTERIARESASAGESEAPAAEQPAALPAADGAEPVAVPTGPVAVPTGPVAVPTGAAVVPTGPVPASVAAEAAGVPVARLSEKVLVPSPVSPPVPAAAPAKDPAKELYAARSRAESDDATLSYGPFYGGPFVPPPVFSRRRVRVRS comes from the coding sequence ATGAGCGCCCTCGCGTTGTCCGTGCTGCTGTCGCTCGTCTCCGCCGTGGCGTACGCGGGCGGAGCGATCGTGCAGGAGCAGGTCGCGGCGTCCTCCTCGGCGGCTCAGTACGCCCCTGTGCGCCGGCCCGGCTGGTGGGCGGCGGTCGCGCTCAACGGCCTCGGCGGCCTGCTGCACGTCGTGGCGCTCGCCCTCGGTCCGCTCAGCCTGGTGCAGCCGCTCGGGGCGCTGACCATCGTCTTCGCGCTGCCCATGGCGGCGCTGTTCGTGGGCCGCAAGGCCGGTGCGACGGCCTGGCGCGGCGCGCTCATGGCCACGGTCGGCCTCGCCGGTCTGCTCTCCCTGGTCGGCGCGGCCGACGCGCAGTCGCTGGACACCGCTCAGCGGATCGGCGCCGCCGTCGTCACCGGCGCGGTGATCGTCGCACTGATGATCGCCGCCCGGGCCGTGCACCGGCACCCGGCGGTCCGCAGCATCCTGCTGGCGGTCGCGTCCGGCATCGCGTTCGGCATGTCCTCGGTCTTCACCAAGACGGTCGCGGTCGACTGGAGCGGCGGGGTGTCCGCCGCCGACCTGCCGTCCATGGCCGTGATCGGCGTGCTCGCCACGGCGGGCATGGTGCTGTCGCAGGCCTCCTACCGGGGCGCCGGCCTCGCCGCCCCGCTCGCCACGCTGACGGTGGTGAACCCGGTGGTGGCCGCGGTGGTCGGCATCACGATGTTCGGTGAGACCTTCCGGTACGGCACCACCGGCACCGCGCTCGCCCTGAGCTGCGGCGTGGTCGCGGCGGGCGGACTGATCCTGCTGACGACGGAGCGGATCGCACGGGAGTCGGCCTCCGCCGGGGAGAGCGAGGCGCCGGCCGCCGAGCAGCCCGCGGCGCTTCCCGCCGCGGACGGGGCGGAGCCGGTCGCGGTACCGACGGGTCCGGTCGCGGTACCGACAGGTCCGGTCGCGGTACCGACAGGTGCAGCCGTGGTACCGACGGGTCCGGTCCCGGCATCCGTCGCGGCGGAGGCGGCGGGCGTTCCGGTGGCCCGTTTGTCCGAGAAGGTCCTGGTGCCCTCCCCGGTGTCACCGCCGGTGCCGGCCGCCGCCCCCGCCAAGGACCCCGCGAAGGAGCTGTACGCCGCGCGGAGCCGGGCGGAGAGCGACGACGCCACGCTCTCCTACGGCCCCTTCTACGGCGGCCCGTTCGTCCCGCCGCCCGTGTTCAGCCGGCGCCGGGTCCGGGTCAGATCCTGA
- the gndA gene encoding NADP-dependent phosphogluconate dehydrogenase has protein sequence MSSTAQIGVTGLAVMGRNLARNFARNGYTVALHNRTASRTHALVEEFGGEGDFVATETAKEFVAALERPRRLVIMVKAGDPTDAVIQEFAPLLEPGDMIIDGGNAHFADTRRRERELREQGIHFVGTGISGGEEGALHGPSIMPGGSKESYGSLGPMLEKISAKAADEAPCVTHVGPDGAGHFVKMVHNGIEYADMQLIGEAYQLLRDVAGYSPAQIADIFRTWNTGRLDSYLIEITAEVLSHVDAETGKPFVDVVVDQAEQKGTGRWTVQIALDLGVPVSGIAEAVFARSLSGHAALREASRGLEGPKASALGESEAAAFADRVEQALYASKIVSYTQGFHEIAAGSEEYGWDIDLGAVSAIWRGGCIIRAAFLDRIRAAYDARPDLPSLLSDETFAQEIAAAQDDWREVLVAATRQGVPTPGFAAALAYYDALRAERLPAALTQGQRDFFGAHTYRRTDRDGAFHTLWGGDRSEVTA, from the coding sequence ATGAGCAGTACAGCGCAGATCGGCGTCACGGGTCTCGCGGTCATGGGCCGCAACCTCGCCCGCAACTTCGCCCGCAACGGCTACACGGTCGCGTTGCACAACCGCACGGCGTCGCGCACGCACGCGCTGGTGGAGGAGTTCGGCGGCGAGGGCGACTTCGTCGCGACCGAGACCGCCAAGGAGTTCGTGGCGGCGCTGGAGCGGCCCCGACGCCTGGTGATCATGGTCAAGGCCGGTGACCCGACCGACGCGGTGATCCAGGAGTTCGCCCCGCTCCTGGAGCCGGGCGACATGATCATCGACGGGGGCAACGCCCACTTCGCGGACACCAGGCGCCGGGAACGCGAACTGCGCGAGCAGGGCATCCACTTCGTCGGCACGGGCATCTCCGGCGGCGAGGAGGGCGCGCTGCACGGCCCGAGCATCATGCCGGGCGGCTCGAAGGAGTCGTACGGGTCGCTGGGCCCGATGCTGGAGAAGATCTCCGCGAAGGCGGCGGACGAGGCGCCCTGCGTGACGCACGTGGGCCCCGACGGTGCCGGGCACTTCGTGAAGATGGTGCACAACGGCATCGAGTACGCCGACATGCAGCTGATCGGCGAGGCGTACCAGCTGCTGCGCGACGTCGCCGGGTACTCCCCCGCGCAGATCGCCGACATCTTCCGCACCTGGAACACCGGCCGGCTGGACTCGTACCTGATCGAGATCACCGCCGAGGTGCTGTCGCACGTGGACGCGGAGACCGGCAAGCCGTTCGTGGACGTGGTGGTCGACCAGGCGGAGCAGAAGGGCACGGGCCGCTGGACGGTGCAGATCGCGCTGGACCTGGGCGTGCCGGTGTCCGGTATCGCGGAGGCCGTCTTCGCCCGGTCGCTGTCCGGGCACGCGGCGCTGCGGGAGGCCTCGCGGGGGCTGGAGGGTCCGAAGGCGTCGGCGCTCGGCGAGTCGGAGGCGGCCGCCTTCGCCGACCGCGTCGAGCAGGCCCTGTACGCGTCGAAGATCGTCTCGTACACGCAGGGCTTCCACGAGATCGCGGCGGGCAGTGAGGAGTACGGCTGGGACATCGACCTGGGCGCGGTCTCCGCGATCTGGCGCGGCGGCTGCATCATCCGCGCGGCCTTCCTGGACCGCATCCGCGCCGCGTACGACGCCCGACCCGACCTGCCGAGCCTGCTGTCGGACGAGACGTTCGCGCAGGAGATCGCCGCCGCCCAGGACGACTGGCGCGAGGTCCTGGTCGCCGCGACCCGGCAGGGCGTGCCGACGCCCGGGTTCGCCGCCGCCCTCGCCTACTACGACGCGCTGCGCGCCGAGCGGCTGCCCGCGGCGCTGACGCAGGGGCAGCGGGACTTCTTCGGCGCGCACACGTACCGGAGGACGGACCGGGACGGCGCGTTCCACACGCTGTGGGGCGGGGACCGGTCGGAGGTCACGGCGTAA
- a CDS encoding (2Fe-2S)-binding protein, producing the protein MIVLLSVDLDPALAALRPLGGFFVLHASRPLPPRPLPALAHAYAPDYGDTSPDVHVPVPPGGPPGDLLADPLAHRVRRVADALRAPEARVAASVAQQGLAARLWSVALACAALTGRVPDLAPDLLRWDPDATAPDDLWLAEVRSARPADTTALADVVLTAHLAPLTAAVHDRYGVATGLLWGNAASALAGAGRELDRWARRHGRTDAAGRAGALTAGLLVHPLLAGTGTLTGTAFRRRSCCLYYRVPGAGVCGDCCFPQPPGSQPPGSQPPGARQPGARQPGAPLPGARQPGARQPGSQPPGSPLPGSSRSPQAPRSS; encoded by the coding sequence TTGATAGTACTGCTCTCCGTGGACCTCGACCCCGCCCTCGCCGCACTCCGCCCGCTCGGCGGCTTCTTCGTCCTGCACGCGTCCCGGCCGTTGCCGCCCCGACCCCTTCCCGCCCTCGCGCACGCCTATGCACCGGATTACGGGGACACCAGCCCGGACGTTCATGTTCCGGTTCCGCCCGGCGGCCCGCCGGGCGACCTCCTGGCCGACCCCCTCGCCCACCGCGTCCGGAGGGTGGCGGACGCCCTCCGCGCCCCCGAGGCCCGGGTCGCCGCCTCCGTCGCCCAGCAGGGGCTCGCGGCCCGCCTGTGGTCGGTGGCGCTGGCCTGCGCCGCCCTCACGGGCCGGGTCCCCGACCTCGCCCCGGACCTGCTGCGCTGGGACCCCGACGCCACCGCCCCCGACGACCTCTGGCTCGCCGAGGTGCGGTCCGCGCGGCCGGCGGACACCACCGCCCTCGCGGACGTCGTGCTCACCGCCCACCTGGCGCCCCTGACGGCCGCCGTGCACGACAGGTACGGCGTCGCCACCGGGCTGCTGTGGGGCAACGCGGCCTCCGCGCTGGCAGGCGCCGGCCGGGAACTGGACCGCTGGGCCCGCCGCCACGGCCGTACGGACGCGGCCGGGCGGGCCGGGGCCCTGACCGCCGGACTGCTCGTCCACCCCTTGCTCGCCGGGACCGGCACCCTCACCGGCACGGCCTTCCGGCGCCGCAGCTGCTGCCTGTACTACCGGGTGCCCGGAGCCGGCGTGTGCGGCGACTGCTGCTTCCCGCAGCCGCCGGGATCGCAGCCGCCGGGATCGCAGCCGCCGGGAGCGCGGCAGCCGGGAGCGCGGCAGCCGGGAGCGCCGCTGCCGGGAGCGCGGCAGCCGGGAGCGCGGCAGCCGGGATCGCAGCCGCCGGGATCGCCGCTGCCGGGATCTTCCCGGTCTCCGCAGGCCCCGCGCTCTTCCTAA
- the glgC gene encoding glucose-1-phosphate adenylyltransferase, producing the protein MRRGGPSVLGIVLAGGEGKRLMPLTADRAKPAVTFGGTYRLVDFVLSNLVNGDILRICVLTQYKSHSLDRHITTTWRMSSLLGNYVTPVPAQQRLGPRWYLGSADAILQSLNLVHDEQPEYVAVFGADHVYRMDPRQMVAQHIESGAGVTVAGIRVPRGESSSFGVITPGSDGQTVTEFLEKPENPPGLADDPECVFASMGNYVFTTKALVEALHRDAGDENSVHDMGGSILPELTDRGEAALYDFSANHVPGETTRDQGYWRDVGTLDAYYDAHMDLIAERPAFNLYNRDWPLYTHSAQLSPARFNAGGIASESIISAGCLIRGQVTRSVLSPGVVVDPGAVVQGSVLHDNVHIGRGAVVRGAVLDKNVDVPPGATIGVNPDRDGELYTVSRGGVIALGKAQRVP; encoded by the coding sequence ATGCGTCGTGGAGGTCCTTCGGTGCTCGGCATCGTGCTGGCGGGCGGAGAGGGCAAGCGACTGATGCCCCTGACCGCGGACCGCGCCAAACCCGCGGTCACCTTCGGCGGCACCTACCGGCTGGTCGATTTCGTACTGTCCAACCTGGTCAACGGCGACATCCTGCGGATCTGCGTCCTCACGCAGTACAAGTCGCACTCCCTGGACCGGCACATCACCACCACGTGGCGGATGTCCAGCCTGCTCGGCAACTACGTCACCCCGGTCCCCGCGCAACAGCGTCTCGGCCCGCGCTGGTACCTGGGCAGTGCCGACGCGATCCTCCAGTCCCTGAACCTCGTGCACGACGAACAGCCCGAGTACGTCGCGGTGTTCGGCGCCGACCACGTGTACCGGATGGACCCGCGGCAGATGGTCGCCCAGCACATCGAGTCCGGCGCCGGCGTGACCGTCGCCGGGATCCGTGTCCCACGCGGCGAGTCGTCGTCCTTCGGCGTGATCACTCCCGGCTCCGACGGCCAGACCGTCACCGAATTCCTGGAGAAGCCCGAGAACCCGCCCGGACTCGCCGACGACCCCGAGTGCGTCTTCGCCTCGATGGGCAACTACGTCTTCACCACCAAGGCCCTCGTCGAGGCCCTGCACCGGGACGCCGGGGACGAGAACTCGGTGCACGACATGGGCGGTTCGATCCTGCCCGAGCTCACCGACCGGGGCGAGGCCGCCCTCTACGACTTCAGCGCCAACCACGTGCCGGGGGAGACCACCCGGGACCAGGGGTACTGGCGGGACGTGGGCACCCTCGACGCCTACTACGACGCCCACATGGACCTGATCGCCGAACGGCCCGCGTTCAACCTCTACAACCGGGACTGGCCCCTCTACACCCACTCCGCGCAGCTCTCGCCCGCCCGCTTCAACGCCGGCGGCATCGCCAGCGAGTCGATCATCAGCGCGGGCTGCCTGATCCGCGGACAGGTCACCCGCTCCGTGCTCTCGCCGGGCGTGGTGGTCGACCCGGGTGCGGTGGTCCAGGGCTCGGTGCTGCACGACAACGTGCACATCGGCCGGGGCGCGGTGGTGCGCGGGGCGGTGCTGGACAAGAACGTCGACGTGCCCCCGGGAGCGACGATCGGCGTCAACCCGGACCGGGACGGCGAGTTGTACACGGTCTCCAGGGGCGGCGTGATCGCGCTCGGCAAGGCGCAGCGGGTGCCCTGA
- a CDS encoding GNAT family N-acetyltransferase → MSDIEIRDDRAAGRLEAFAAGEVVGRVEYFVLDAPERALVPVHTVVEPAHEGRGIAGSLARELYALACREGVAVAPLCPYVVKWAERHPEEAPAADPELLRAAKEWLVANPERF, encoded by the coding sequence GTGAGCGACATCGAGATCCGTGACGACCGGGCGGCGGGCCGGCTGGAGGCGTTCGCGGCCGGCGAGGTCGTCGGCCGGGTCGAGTACTTCGTCCTGGACGCTCCCGAGCGGGCCCTCGTCCCCGTCCACACCGTCGTCGAACCGGCGCATGAGGGCCGCGGCATCGCGGGCTCGCTGGCGCGTGAGCTGTACGCCCTGGCATGCCGCGAGGGCGTCGCCGTCGCTCCGCTCTGCCCCTACGTCGTGAAGTGGGCCGAGCGCCATCCCGAAGAGGCGCCCGCCGCCGATCCGGAGCTGCTGCGCGCGGCCAAGGAGTGGCTCGTGGCGAATCCCGAGCGCTTCTGA
- the glgA gene encoding glycogen synthase yields the protein MRVGLLTREYPPDVYGGAGVHVEFLARELARLVDLDVHCWGEGRTDGVLRHRPWSALDGANDALRTFSVDLAMTAALEGRELVHSHTWYANLGGHLAKLLYGIPHVVTAHSLEPLRPWKAEQLGGGYELSGWAERTAVESADAVVAVSGAMREDILGCYPALDAARVHVVHNGIDTTLYRPDPGTDALDRIGLDRSRPYVLFVGRITRQKGVPHLLRAVRDIDPAAQVVLCAGAPDTPEIDQEFRDLYAGLSRAREGVHWIPRMLPRPEVIQLLTHAAVFVCPSVYEPLGIVNLEAMACGTPVVASRVGGIPEVVADGETGVLVPRTEGGDDAFEAGLARALDSVLGDPATARRMGEAGRERAVEEFGWDAVARRTVRLYEEILKQA from the coding sequence GTGCGTGTGGGACTGCTGACCCGGGAGTACCCGCCGGACGTGTACGGGGGCGCGGGTGTCCACGTCGAGTTCCTCGCCCGGGAACTCGCCCGCCTCGTCGACCTCGACGTGCACTGCTGGGGTGAGGGCCGCACCGACGGCGTGCTGCGCCACCGCCCCTGGTCCGCGCTCGACGGCGCCAACGACGCGCTGCGCACCTTCTCCGTCGACCTGGCCATGACCGCCGCCCTCGAAGGCCGCGAACTGGTCCACTCCCACACCTGGTACGCCAACCTGGGCGGCCACCTCGCCAAGCTCCTGTACGGCATCCCGCACGTGGTCACCGCCCACTCGCTGGAGCCCCTGCGCCCCTGGAAGGCCGAGCAACTCGGCGGCGGTTACGAGCTGTCCGGCTGGGCCGAGCGCACCGCCGTCGAGTCCGCCGACGCCGTCGTCGCCGTGTCCGGAGCGATGCGCGAGGACATCCTCGGCTGCTACCCCGCGCTGGACGCCGCCCGCGTGCACGTCGTGCACAACGGCATCGACACCACCCTCTACCGGCCCGACCCCGGCACCGACGCCCTGGACCGGATCGGCCTGGACCGCTCCCGCCCGTACGTCCTGTTCGTCGGCCGCATCACCCGCCAGAAGGGGGTCCCGCACCTGCTGCGCGCGGTGCGGGACATCGACCCGGCCGCCCAGGTCGTGCTGTGCGCCGGCGCCCCCGACACTCCCGAGATCGACCAGGAGTTCCGCGACCTCTACGCCGGGCTGAGCCGCGCCCGCGAGGGCGTGCACTGGATCCCGCGCATGCTGCCGCGCCCGGAGGTGATCCAACTCCTCACGCACGCCGCCGTGTTCGTCTGCCCCTCCGTGTACGAACCGCTGGGCATCGTCAACCTGGAGGCCATGGCCTGCGGCACGCCGGTCGTGGCCTCCCGGGTCGGCGGCATCCCCGAGGTCGTGGCGGACGGTGAAACGGGTGTGCTCGTCCCCAGGACCGAGGGAGGGGACGACGCGTTCGAGGCGGGCCTCGCGCGGGCGCTGGACTCCGTCCTCGGCGACCCGGCGACCGCCCGGCGGATGGGTGAGGCGGGCCGCGAGCGGGCGGTGGAGGAGTTCGGCTGGGACGCGGTCGCCCGCCGCACGGTCCGGCTCTACGAGGAGATCCTCAAGCAGGCTTAG
- the panD gene encoding aspartate 1-decarboxylase, whose protein sequence is MLRTLFKSKIHRATVTQADLHYVGSVTIDADLLDAADLLPGELVHIVDITNGARLETYVIEGERGSGVVGINGAAAHLVHPGDLVIIISYAQVTDAEARALRPRVVHVDGDNRIVALGADASEPVPGSDQERSPQAVSV, encoded by the coding sequence GTGCTGCGTACTCTGTTCAAGTCCAAGATCCACCGCGCCACCGTCACCCAGGCCGACCTGCACTACGTCGGTTCCGTGACCATCGATGCCGATCTGCTCGACGCCGCCGACCTGCTGCCCGGGGAACTGGTGCACATCGTGGACATCACCAACGGGGCCCGGCTGGAGACGTACGTCATCGAGGGGGAGCGGGGGTCCGGGGTGGTCGGGATCAACGGGGCCGCCGCGCATCTCGTGCACCCCGGTGACCTGGTGATCATCATCAGCTACGCCCAGGTCACCGACGCCGAGGCCCGGGCGCTGCGGCCGCGGGTCGTGCACGTGGACGGCGACAACCGTATCGTCGCCCTGGGTGCCGACGCGTCCGAGCCGGTGCCCGGTTCGGACCAGGAGCGCAGCCCGCAGGCCGTGTCGGTCTGA
- a CDS encoding aspartate/glutamate racemase family protein yields the protein MLALLHTSPVHVPVFDALRDAAHPGLELRHHVDAGLLERARREGPEAVTDAVRGVVRRAVGEGARAVLCTCSTIGAVAEGAADEAGVPVLRVDRPMAAAAVAAGPRVVVLAALESTLAPTAALVEEESRRAGRAVRLRTRLVEGAWARFEAGDTEGFLRLVAEAAEAVTGADVIVLAQASMAPARDSARTRLPVLASPAPGLAAGAEAARLGHLGPGVHAGE from the coding sequence TTGCTGGCACTGCTGCACACCTCGCCCGTCCACGTCCCGGTCTTCGACGCCCTGCGCGACGCGGCGCACCCGGGTCTGGAGCTGCGGCATCACGTCGACGCCGGGTTGCTGGAACGGGCGCGGCGCGAGGGGCCCGAGGCGGTGACGGACGCCGTGCGTGGCGTGGTGCGGCGGGCCGTGGGGGAGGGGGCGAGGGCCGTGCTGTGCACCTGCTCCACCATCGGTGCCGTCGCTGAGGGCGCCGCCGACGAGGCCGGGGTGCCCGTGCTGCGGGTCGACCGGCCCATGGCCGCCGCCGCGGTGGCCGCCGGCCCACGCGTCGTCGTCCTCGCCGCCCTGGAGAGCACGCTCGCTCCGACGGCGGCCCTGGTCGAGGAGGAGTCCCGGCGCGCCGGCCGTGCCGTGCGGCTGCGGACCCGGCTGGTCGAGGGCGCCTGGGCGCGGTTCGAGGCCGGTGACACCGAGGGCTTTCTGCGGCTGGTGGCCGAGGCCGCCGAGGCCGTCACCGGTGCCGACGTGATCGTCCTGGCCCAGGCATCCATGGCGCCGGCCCGGGACTCGGCCCGAACCCGCCTCCCGGTGCTCGCCAGCCCCGCGCCCGGACTGGCCGCCGGAGCGGAGGCGGCGCGCCTCGGCCACCTGGGCCCGGGGGTTCATGCGGGGGAGTGA